CTGCAGAGGAATGGCGAATACGGGCCTCGTTCAGTACGCTTTTCAGCACCCATCGGAGAGGTGGATAGCCACTTCGGTACGCCTTTGTCTGTACGTATCGCGGGTTCCTCGCCCGTGGGTGGATAACGAACCCCCGCTACAGTAATCGACCCGCGATCGAGACGCGCCCGGTCAGTCGTCGGCGGGCGCCGACGAATCGGCGGGAACGAGCGCCGACCGGGTTCGGTAGAGCCCGCTCGAGAGGCCGATCGAGACGACCCCGAGGACGAGGAAGACGACGAAGCCGGTCGCGTAGCCCGGCGTCCCCTGCAGGTCGACGAAGAGGCCGAGGATCGGCGGGATGGCGAAGCCGCCGAAGGCGCCGATGCCGCCGACCAGTCCCGAGGCGCCGCCGACGGCGTCGGGGACGTACGTCGGCACCAGCTGGAAGACGGCCGCGCTGGCGACCCCCATGCCCGCGCCGAGCAGGATCGTCGCGGCGACGGCGAGGGCGAACTCGCGGGTAATGACGAGCAGCGCCGTCGCGAGCACGATCGCGCCGAAGCTGGCGATCGCGGTCGGCTCGCCGCCGAGCCGGTCGCTGACGACGCCGCCCGGGACGCGGATCACCGCCGCGAGCAGCGTGAAGGCGACCGCCGTGAGCGCGCCGGCGGTTCGCACGTCGACGCCGTGGACGGCCTGCCAGTACGACGGGAGCCAGGTCGTCAGCGCGAGGAAGCCGCCGAACGAGGTGAAGAACAGCGCGACGAGGACCCACGTCCGGGGGATGCTCGCCGCACCCCGGATCGAGGCCATCGCGTCGCCGCCGGGAAAGAGGTCCTGGCCGCAGGCCTCGGCGCGCCGCCGAGCCTCGCGCTCGCCGACGCCCCGCTCGACGAACTGGAAGTAGGGCGCGTCGACGGCGGAGAACGCGTAGGCGACGGTCCCGACGATCAGGAACGCGAACCACGCGAGGTACGCGCCGGTGAGGCCGAGCGCGGCCAGCGCGACGGGGAGGACGAGCGTGAACAGCCCCGGCGACGTGTTGCCGAGCCCGCCGAAGACCGCGAGCACCGTTCCCTGTTTCTCCGAGGGGTACCAGTACGACGTCTGGGTGGACCCGACGGAGAACGTCGCGATGCCACAGCCCGACAGCGCCCCGAAGAAGAACACGATCGGGTAGTGGGCCATCGTGAGCCCGTCCGGATAGGCCGTCACCAGAAGCGCCGACAGACCGCCCATCCCGAGGATCGACAGGCCGAGCAGGACCAGAAACGGCTTCTTCGCGCCGACGTCCTCGACCCACGCCCCGAAGGGGATCCGGAGCAAGGAGCCGGTTAGCTGAGGCGCGGCGACGAGCAACCCGAGCAACAGTCCGGAGAGCCCCATCGCGCCCTCGAACTCCGAGGCGACGGGCCCGTAGCAGACGACGCCGGCGAAGCCGACGAAAAACCCGAGGGTCGCGGAGGCGACGCCCCGTCGCGGCGTCCCTCGGACGGGCGGCGCAGACCCGTCGCTCGCGTCGGTCGTCGCCGGCGGTCGCTCACGCATCGGTCGAACACCCGAAAACGACCGCCATCGTCAGGCACTCGCTTCCGCGACCGCCCTGGCCTCCCGCTCGCGGGGCGCCTCGAGGCGGACCGCGCACTGTTTGAAGTTGGGTTCCTTCGAACGCGGGTCGACGTCCGAGAGCGTGAGTTCGTTGACTTCGGGCTGGTGGATCGGGAGCCAGACCACGCCGTCGGGAATCGACTCGTCGCGCTCGACGCGGACGGTGATCGAGCCCCGGCGGGAGACGACGTGAGCGTACTCGGCGGGGTCGTCCTCGTCGGACTCGTCGGGACGGGACTCGAGTTCGTCGGCCAGCGCGGCGGCCGTCGCGGGGCTGACCCGGGCGACGGGGTCGTCGTCGCGCGCGCGGACGCCGGAGTTGTACGCGTCGGGACGCCGGGCCGTCGTCAGCGTGAAGGGGTACTCCTCGTCGGTCGACTCCGGCAGCGGCCGGGCCTCGCCGGTCGAGAACTGCGCGCGGCCGGAGGGGGTCGGGAACGACCACGACTCCGCGCGGTCGGTCGCCTCGGCGTCGGCCTCGCGCTCGTCGTCGGTCGTCGGTCCCTCGTAGTAGCGGTAGCCGCCCGAGACGTCCGGTTCCGGCGCGGGCCAGCGAACCGCCATCTCCTCCTCGAGGCGGTCGTAGCTGATCCCCGAGAGGTCGGCGGGGGTGCCCTCGGTCAGCGCCGCCAGTTCGTCGAAGACCGCGTCGGGCTCGAGCGGGTCGTCGAAGAGGTCGGGAACGAGCCGGTCGGCGAGGTCGCCGATCAGTTCGAGGTCGGTTTTCACGCCCGACGGCGTCTCCGTCGCGGCGCGCACGCGCGAGACCGTTCGTTCCATGTTGGTCGTCGTTCCCTCCGACTCGCCCCACGTCGCGGCGGGGAACACGACGTCGGCGAGTTCGACCGTCTCGCTGCGGAAGGCGTCCTGCACGACGAGGAAGGCGTCCTCGAGCCGTTCGCGGACGCGGTTGGCGTCGGGCATGCCGGCGACGGGGTTGGTCGCGACGGCGTAGACGGCGGCGACGTCGTCGCCGATCTCGTCGACGATCCCGACCGGGCCGGGGCCGGGATCGTCCGGGAGCCGCGACTGCGGAACGTTCCACGTCTCGGCGACCTCGCTGCGGTGCTCGGGGTCGGTGAAGGGCCGGTGGCCGGGCCAGGATCCCTTCGAGGAGCAGACGCGGGTCCCCATCGAGTTGGCCTGGCCGGTCAGCGAGAACGGACCCGAGCCGGGTCGGAGGTTCCCCGTCGCCAGGCAGAGGTCGATCAGCGCGCCCGACGCCGCGGTGCCGTTGACGCTCTGGTTGATCCCCATTCCCCAGTAGACGAGCGTGGGATCCTCGAGCGCCGCGGCGATTCGATCGACGTCCTCGAGGGAGACGCCGGCGGCCGCGGCGGCATCGGCGGCGTCGGGAAGGTCCTCGCGGAGGGCGTCGAAACCGTCAGTCGCCGCGGCGACGAACGCCTCGTCGACGCGGTCGGTCTCGATGACGCGCGCGAGGGCGGCGCGGGCGAGGTCGAGGTCCCCGCCGAGCGAGAGGGGGACGTGGTGGTCTGCGACCTCGGCGGTCTCACTTTCGATGGGATCGACGACGATCAGTTCCGAGTCGTCTTCGTCGGCCGACTGGTTGATCCACCGGAACATGACCGGGTGGGCCGCCGCGGGGTTCGCCCCCCAGACGAGGTGGGTCTCGGCCTCGGGGATGTCGTCGTAGGTCGGCGGCGGCGCGTCGCTGCCGAAGGCGTCGTAGTAGGCCGTGACGGCCGAGGCCATACACAGCGTCGTGTTGGCGTCGTAGTACGGCGTGCCGAAGCCGCCGCGGGCGAGTTTGCCCAGCGCGTAGGCGGCCTCGTTGGTCTGCTGGCCGCTGCCGAGCACCGCGACGCCCTCGCCGCCGTCGCCGCCCTCGAGCGCCGCGTCGAGCCCTTCGGCGGCGCGCTCTAAGGCGGTCTCCCAGGTCGTCGGCACCAGGTCGCCGTTCCGGCGGACGAGCGGGCGGGTGAGCCACTCGGCGCCGGGATCGGCGGACTCGGTGATGCCGCGCTGACAGGCCAGCCCGTTGTTGACCGGGTGAGCGGCGTCGCCGCGGACGACGTCGAGGCCGTAACCCTGTTCGACGGGCCGGTGGACGTGACCGCAGCCGACGGCACACCGCATACACGTCGTCGATACCAGGTCAGTCACGCCGTCCACCTCCGGCCCGACCCGAGACGACCGACGTGTGATTTACAATCACACTCTTCATCGAGAGTTTGGCCCAACTTCATGAACTCTTTCACAGCAATAGGGAACGTATGGGACTACTAAACGGTAATCGTTTACAAACTGTGATTATTTCTCCGATAACGCGACCCATCCATCAATCTACGGATGGATAGGGAGAATATAAGGATGTGAAATCATCGGACGAGGGGAGCGATCGGACGGGCGTCCACGAATCGACGGGTCATATGATGGGGGATTGTGACACACGGACGCGGGGGTGGACTCGAGTCCTCGCGAACGCAGTCGCTCCCGAACGAAACGGTCGCAGGAAAAGCCGGTCGCGTCGCGAGAATCGCCGACCGAACGGTCAGTCCCGCCCGACCCACTTCAGGACGAGGAGAGTCCCCTCGAACAGCAGGATCATCGTGACCGCCACGAGGATGGGCGCCATCATGGTCGGATCCATCGTGAACATGAAGGACAGCCCCGCGAAGCCCGCCCAGAAGTAGAGGCGCTTCTGGGCCAGCCAGCGGCGGGTCGTCACGCCCATCATGATCGCGAGCATGATGAACAGCGGAATCTGGAAGACGATCGCGAGGAAGCCGGTCAGCGTGATGATCAGGTCGAACGTTTCGCCGAGCGCGTACGCGATATCGGCGCTGCCCTCCGCGTAGTACGTGAAGTACTGGAAGAGGACGGGCAGGACGAGCACGTACGAGAACAGCATGCCGAGCGCGGCGAGAACGACGCTCAGCGGAACGGACGCGAGGTAGTACTTGCGCTCGTGGGGGTACAGCCCCGGCTTCATGAACTTGTAACACTCGTAGACGAACGTCGGCAGGGCCACCATGATGCCCAGCAGCGCCGAGAGCTTGATCCGCGTCATCCACAGCTCGAGGGGATGATAGATATGCGGCGGCGGCACTTCCTCGGCCTGGGCCGGGAAGACGTCGAGCCAGATGAACTCGAGGGCCTCCGACGCCCCCAGCAGTCCGATCGCGGTTCCGGTCGCCCCGAACAGGAGGACGACCGCGAACCGGAGCACCATCTCCTCGATGTGGTCGGCCAACGGCATCTCCTCGTCGTCCGGGGGCGTCGAGATGCCGCCGATATCGTCGTCGGGATCGGGGTAGTCGGCCTCACCGTGATCGGCGTGATCGCCGACGACGCCCTCGCCGTCGGTTTCGATCGGCCGGTCGTCGGAATCGGGCTCCTCCCCGCCGTCAGTCGCGACCGGCGGGGCGTCGTCGCTCCCGCCGGCGATCGGCGGGTCCACGCTGGCCGATTCCCGCGGCTCCGTGGACCCCTCGACGTCCCTACGGTTCGCCGGCTCGTCCGACATCTATAGAGGTATGACGGGCCCCCGGTTATAGGCCTTTTTCTTACGGACATCCTGCGAAAGCGATGAAGGTCGAGTACGCGCCCGTAGCCGGCCCCAGCACACGAAAGGTTGATAACCGGATGTCAGTTAGCCACAGACGATCAATGAGTTCTGCCGTCGACGAGGATACGGCCAAAGCCATCAACGCCGGTCGGGAGACGGTCGGTACGATGCTCTCGACCGCGCAGACGCATCTCCAGAAGGTATTCATCGTCTTCGTCATCGGCTTCATCGGCTCGTTCTACGCCCTTCGCGTCTTCATCTGGGACTTCCTCGAGGCGACGGCGAAAGCGCAGATGAACGAGACGGTCGCCGAGGCGACCCGAATCATCACCCGCACGCCGTTCGAGGTCATCCTCTTGCAGGCGAAGATCGGGATGCTGATCGGCGTCATCGTCGCGATCCCGGCGCTCCTGTTTTTCTCGCGGCACACGCTTCGCGAACGCGGCTTCGATTCGGCGTTCCCGGTTTCGCGCGGATACATCGCGCTCTTCGCGCTGACGTCGTTCACGCTGTTCTGGATCGGCGTCGGCTACGCCTACGGCATCTTCTTCCCCTTCGCCTTCGAATTCCTCGGCTCGGTCGCCTACGACGCGGGCGTCACCCCGAGTTGGGGGATCACCGAGTTCACCGAGTTCATCGCCCTGCTGACCATCTCCTTCGGGCTCGCGGCGCAGCTTCCGCTGGCGATGAGCGTCCTGTCGTACACCGAGGTCGTCTCCTACGAGATGTTCCGGGACAAGTGGCGCCACGCGGTCGTCGCCATCACGGTCTTCGGGGCGGCCTTCTCGCCGCCGGACCCGTTCACGCTGGTGATGTGGGCGCTGCCGCTGGTCGCTCTCTACGGGTTCAGCCTCGGTCTCGCGAAGGTCGTCGCCAACATCCGTCGGCGCGGCGCGGCCGAGCTCGAGACGGGGACCTCGCTGATGAAACGCCGCCTCCTCCAGTTCGGGGGTGCGCTGGCGCTCATCGCCGTCGGAACGAGCATCTTCATCAATCAGGACGGGGCCGACACCTTAGACGAAGCGGTCTTCCCGCTGCTCCCGGCGCCGATCCGGCCCGAGGGAACCTTCGGCCTCGAGACGTACGCGGCCGAACACGGACTGCTGGGCGACGTCGCCGTCGGCGCGGCCGTCGCCGCCGCAGTCGGGTTCCTCGTCCTCCTCGTCTACACGGTCCGCGTGTTACAGGCGCCGGTCTACCCCCGAGAGGGTGATCTCCGGAACGCGGACGATCCCGAAGACGTCGATTTCGAGACGCTCTCGGCCGACGACATCGGGGAGATTCCGGCGACGGTCTTCCTCTCGATGGACGAGGAGGAGGCCCTCGACTACTCCCGAAAGGCGATGTACGACGATAACCGGGAGAAGGCCCAGGCGATCCTCGACCGGTTCGACACGCTGCAGGAACAGCAGGCGGGCGACGACGCGGACGGCGAGGGCGGTGCCGCAGCCGCCGAGGCGGCCGGGGGCGGCCGCCGACGCAGCCGGCGGGGCCGGCGACGGCGGCGACGAGGAGGGAAGCGTCTTCTCGAGTACCGCCGCTGGGATGCTCGACGCGTTCACCGAAGACGAGACGACCGAGGACGACATCGGCGGCTACGCCTACGACCTCGCGTTCATCGTCAACAGCCTCACGTCGAAGGCGATCTACATCGTCGGCGTCTTCATGGCCGTCCTCGCGGCCTCGTTCCTCGCGCTGTACCAGGGCGGGTTCGGGGTCATCCTCGCGCAGTTCGTCGACCGCGTCCCCGACGAGGTGCTCCGCGAGGTCTCCGGCGGGAGCGCGGTCGCGGGCGCGGAGACGACGACCGAACTGATCAACGAGCTGGGGCTGGTCATCGCCCTCCACCCCGTCGAGGTGCTGATCTTCATGGTGAAGGTGAGTACGATCCTCGCGTTCATCTCCGTCGCCCCCTTGATCATGTACTGGGGCTGGCCGGCGGCCAGGGAGCGCGGACTGGTTCGGGGCGACCCGCGGGTGTTCCTCGTCTGGGGGCTCGCGATGTTCCTCGGCTTCGGCGCCGGGCTGTTCGTCGGGTTCTACTGGATCGCCCCGGCGGTCATCTCGTATCTCATCACCGACGCCATCCAGAACGGAATGGTCGTCTCCTTCCGGATCAACAGCTTCTCCTGGCTGGTGATCTACACGACCCTCGGCGTCGGCTTCCTCTTTAACATCGTCGTCACGATGGCGCTGTTCCACGTCGGCGGCATCGTCAGCTACCGGACGATGCTCGGGCGCTGGCGGCCGGTCGTCGTCGGCATCTTCACGCTGGCCGCCATCGCCAGCCCGAAGGGCGTCCTGACGATGCTGATGCTGGCGATCCCGCTCGCGCTGACGTATCTGCTCGGGCTCGCCCTCCTCTACGTGCTCACCGCCGGCGGCCGCCTGTTCGGCGGCGGCGGGAGCGGCGGCGATCCGGCCGATCCGGACCCCGAGCCCGAATCGGGCGCGACCCCCGAGTAGTCGGTCGCCGCCGTCGTGACAACGACTGTTAAGACGGCCGCCTGCAAACGATTACGCAAATGCCGAAGATCAGCGTCGAAATTCCGCAGGAACTGCTGGACGATCTGGACGATCACGTCGGCGACGACGGCAAGTTCGTCAACCGCAGCGACGCGATCCGCGCGTCGGTTCGCAAGACCCTCGACCTGTTAGACGAGATCGACGAGCGACACGACCGACTCGAGGCCGACGAGCGGGAGTGAACGGTTCATAGCGGCGGATCCGCGGGTACGAGAGAACGGGAAAGTAGCGGTGCGACACGGCGTCAGTGGCGCGAAAAACGGCGCCAACAGCGGATTCGAGCGCGAAACGAACCGAGTTCTCTCACGTCGTTCCGAGCCGGCGTCCTCACTCCTCGAGGGGCTGTGCGAACCCGAAGTTCGGCTTGACGTCCTCGATGCGAACGTCGACGACGTCGCCGGGTTCGGCGCCGGAGACGAACAGGCGGTAGCCGTCGACGCTCGCGATCCCGTCGCCCTCGCTGCCGACGTCGACGATCTCGACCTCGAGTTCGTCGCCTTCCCGAACGGGGGCGGTGAGACGGCCCTTCCCGATCAGGTAGATCTCGGAGGACTCCTCGCGGCTGGCCTTCGGCGCGGTCGCGCGGACGTACTGGAACTCGTCGTCGATATCGGCTCGGAGGTCGTCGACGTCCGGCCCCTCGAAGACCTTCACGACGAAGTTGCCGCCGGACTCGAGGAGTTCGAGCGCGGTCTCGAAGGCCTGACGCGCGAGGTACAGCGAGCGGGCCTGGTCCAGCGAGTACTCGCCGGACATGTTAGGCGCCATGTCCGAGACGACCACGTCCACGGAGCCGCCCGCGGCGTCGGTGACGCGGTCGCGGGTCTTCGCCTCGGTCATGTCGCCGCGGATCGTCTCGACGCGCTCGTTCAGCGTCTCGTCTTCTAAGTCCTTGATCCGCTGGAGGTCGACGCCGATGACGGTCCCCTGCGGGCCGACCTTCTCGGCGGCGACCTGCAGCCAGCCGCCGGGAGCGGCGCCGAGGTCCACGACCGCGTCGCGCCCGGAGATAACGTTCTCGAGGTCGTCGAGCTGTTTGAGCTTGTAGGCCGCCCGACTCCGGTAGCCCTGCTGTTTCGCCCTGTTGTAGTAGTCGTCTTTGCGAGCCATGATCGAGTTGTGACATCGCTAGTGGCCCGGTACGGATAGGTGTGGCGAGACGACGGCCGGAAACGCCGTCGAGACCGGTGGAGACCAGTCGACGGCCCGAAAACCGGAGCGCTCGCGGAACCGGAAGGTAGCAGTTTCGTGCATGCCGCTTACGGCGAGCGGCCGCGACCGCTCGCACATGGACACGCCACCAGAACTGGAAGCGGCGGTCGACGATCGCGACGACGTCACGATCACGAAACGCGAGTACGGCACCGAGCAGGTCATCGCGGTCGATTTCGGCCCGACCGGCGCCAAGCCGTCGCTCGACGTCGTCGAGGGGACGGCGATCGTCGTGGTAGATGGACAACAGTTCGAGTTCGACATCCCCGCCGGCGCGAGCGACGTGACGGTCAACGACGGGATCCTGACGATTACGAACTGATCAGTCGCTCGAGTCGCCGGGGCCGCCCCGGCGGGCGACGTCCTCCTCGGAATCGATCTCGGCCTCCGGCTCGCCGTCGATCACCTCGTCGGGATCGACGTCGACGTCGTCGCGGTCGTGGTCGTCGGTGGTCGTCCCCTCGACTCGGTCTTCCGTCTCCGAGGGCGATTCGGCCTCCTCCGGCGGTTCCATCCGGTCGTCGGGGTCGACCCGCGGCCCGTCCTCCGGGGAGTCGTAGAACTCGTCGTCTTCGACCATCGGGTCCGTTCCCTCGCGGTCGCCGATTTCGTTGTCCGGCGTCGTTCCGGGCTCGTCGGGCGGCGCTTCGGTGGGGTTCGAAGCCACCGGCTCGCCGGGATCGTAGTCGGCGTCCTGGGATCCGATCTCGGGCGTCTCATCGTCCGCCGACGCGTCCTCGCTCGGCCCGTCGCCCGACGTGACGGCGTCCGCCGCGACCTCGGCCTCGAGTCTGATCGCGTCCCCGGTCCACTCGCTGACGGCGCTGTCGGCCAGCGGGACGGCCTCCTCGCCGCTCCCCCAGTCGAGAGCGGCTCGCGTCGAGTCGCCGACGTCCGACGCTGGTTCCACGTAGGCGGTCTCCGGATCGACGTCGGCGACGACGCCGACCCGTTCGCCGTCGGCCGTCTCGACCGGCTTTCCGACGTCGTCGCTGGTGAAGCTCGGACTCATCCCCTCGGGGTTCGCCCGGCCGGAAAAAGCCCTTCCTGCCTGCAGGTGCTCGGGCGCTCACCGACTACGCCGCCCCAATCGGGCCCGAGCGCTCACGCCGACTCGAGGGCCGCCCGCAGATCCGACTCGATCGCGTCGACCTTGCTCCGGTCGTACAGCGCCGCGGCCGGGTGAAACGACGGACGGACGAT
This portion of the Haloterrigena gelatinilytica genome encodes:
- a CDS encoding MFS transporter; the protein is MRERPPATTDASDGSAPPVRGTPRRGVASATLGFFVGFAGVVCYGPVASEFEGAMGLSGLLLGLLVAAPQLTGSLLRIPFGAWVEDVGAKKPFLVLLGLSILGMGGLSALLVTAYPDGLTMAHYPIVFFFGALSGCGIATFSVGSTQTSYWYPSEKQGTVLAVFGGLGNTSPGLFTLVLPVALAALGLTGAYLAWFAFLIVGTVAYAFSAVDAPYFQFVERGVGEREARRRAEACGQDLFPGGDAMASIRGAASIPRTWVLVALFFTSFGGFLALTTWLPSYWQAVHGVDVRTAGALTAVAFTLLAAVIRVPGGVVSDRLGGEPTAIASFGAIVLATALLVITREFALAVAATILLGAGMGVASAAVFQLVPTYVPDAVGGASGLVGGIGAFGGFAIPPILGLFVDLQGTPGYATGFVVFLVLGVVSIGLSSGLYRTRSALVPADSSAPADD
- the nasA gene encoding assimilatory nitrate reductase NasA, translating into MRCAVGCGHVHRPVEQGYGLDVVRGDAAHPVNNGLACQRGITESADPGAEWLTRPLVRRNGDLVPTTWETALERAAEGLDAALEGGDGGEGVAVLGSGQQTNEAAYALGKLARGGFGTPYYDANTTLCMASAVTAYYDAFGSDAPPPTYDDIPEAETHLVWGANPAAAHPVMFRWINQSADEDDSELIVVDPIESETAEVADHHVPLSLGGDLDLARAALARVIETDRVDEAFVAAATDGFDALREDLPDAADAAAAAGVSLEDVDRIAAALEDPTLVYWGMGINQSVNGTAASGALIDLCLATGNLRPGSGPFSLTGQANSMGTRVCSSKGSWPGHRPFTDPEHRSEVAETWNVPQSRLPDDPGPGPVGIVDEIGDDVAAVYAVATNPVAGMPDANRVRERLEDAFLVVQDAFRSETVELADVVFPAATWGESEGTTTNMERTVSRVRAATETPSGVKTDLELIGDLADRLVPDLFDDPLEPDAVFDELAALTEGTPADLSGISYDRLEEEMAVRWPAPEPDVSGGYRYYEGPTTDDEREADAEATDRAESWSFPTPSGRAQFSTGEARPLPESTDEEYPFTLTTARRPDAYNSGVRARDDDPVARVSPATAAALADELESRPDESDEDDPAEYAHVVSRRGSITVRVERDESIPDGVVWLPIHQPEVNELTLSDVDPRSKEPNFKQCAVRLEAPREREARAVAEASA
- the tatC gene encoding twin-arginine translocase subunit TatC produces the protein MSDEPANRRDVEGSTEPRESASVDPPIAGGSDDAPPVATDGGEEPDSDDRPIETDGEGVVGDHADHGEADYPDPDDDIGGISTPPDDEEMPLADHIEEMVLRFAVVLLFGATGTAIGLLGASEALEFIWLDVFPAQAEEVPPPHIYHPLELWMTRIKLSALLGIMVALPTFVYECYKFMKPGLYPHERKYYLASVPLSVVLAALGMLFSYVLVLPVLFQYFTYYAEGSADIAYALGETFDLIITLTGFLAIVFQIPLFIMLAIMMGVTTRRWLAQKRLYFWAGFAGLSFMFTMDPTMMAPILVAVTMILLFEGTLLVLKWVGRD
- a CDS encoding DUF7127 family protein, with protein sequence MDTPPELEAAVDDRDDVTITKREYGTEQVIAVDFGPTGAKPSLDVVEGTAIVVVDGQQFEFDIPAGASDVTVNDGILTITN
- a CDS encoding 23S rRNA (uridine(2552)-2'-O)-methyltransferase — encoded protein: MARKDDYYNRAKQQGYRSRAAYKLKQLDDLENVISGRDAVVDLGAAPGGWLQVAAEKVGPQGTVIGVDLQRIKDLEDETLNERVETIRGDMTEAKTRDRVTDAAGGSVDVVVSDMAPNMSGEYSLDQARSLYLARQAFETALELLESGGNFVVKVFEGPDVDDLRADIDDEFQYVRATAPKASREESSEIYLIGKGRLTAPVREGDELEVEIVDVGSEGDGIASVDGYRLFVSGAEPGDVVDVRIEDVKPNFGFAQPLEE